CTACCAATGTGCCTTTGAGCCAGGCActcaaccctaattgctccagggtcgccGTCAATAACGGCTGATCCCTggccccactctccgagggtgtctcagggggaatAGGGTATGCTTAAAACCGTATTTTCAATTCACACATGCATAATACACACTTGAACATGTATGAAACAGAACAAattataagcacccaccaaattattatATAACTTACTGTCTTATAAAGTGAACAGCATCTTCATACTCCATCCCACACTCAATCAACGCCAACGCTACcaggactggggctctggggagAAATTATATCAAATCACATCAAGTGTACTGTAGAGATGGGAAAGTTGGTGTACTATAAAATACCCCTCCTTCACTAAATAACCACATTCACTAAACACTGCTTTGAGTTGGTGGCTAGCAGACATTCGAAGGAAGGAGAAGATACAATATGTAGACAACTCACCGACCCAACCCCGCCACACAATGCACTGCAATGCAACAACCGGGTTCCTCTCTGAATTTACACTTCAGGAGGTTGAGCCAGTCATCAACGACTTGTTCAGGGGGTGAAGAACCATCATCAAAGGGCCAATCCTGTTTGGAGAGAACATATGGTTGGAATTAGGCTCTGTTAAAGGATTCATTGTTTAGGTAGGGTAATTGATAGGCCTAATGCTTTCATGCTACCTCCATCATTAGGAAAAGGACAGGCCTAGATATCATGCAGATACAATAGAAATGCCTGAATCAACTCCAATCAAATGTTAAGGTCTAACAGGTTAAGATAGTGGCAGAACAGAGAGGTTGTCTCACCACAACAGTGATGCCTTCCTGCTCCACAGGGGTTTTGTCGTAAGTGGCATCACACACTCTGACCAGTGTTTGCACTCCAAAAGCCTTCAGATCCTATAATAGATAAGTGATTTTAGTTCAGTAAGTAATCATTCAACACACTTTGTTTTTCAGTTCATTCCAAATATGGTTTAACATATAAGAACTCTATAAACCAAATAACACAATGCTTCATGTAAATGCAAAGCATAAGAGATACGTATTAGTAGGAGTCAATGATAccgtacctctataaacttcacCAACTGGGAGTTGGTGGGATTGTGGGTGATCAGAAACTTCATACAGTCATGGGAGATCTCAACAGGGGCGGGGCGATTCATCTTGACAGACAGAGAAGGCAGTCTTCCAGGAGAGGGTAtacagtagagtagtagagaaAAGTACTCCAAAATGGTAGCTAGATTGGGTATAAAGGTGGTTATTGAAAGATATAGGCTATGGAGAATGGGGCGAAAGTAAATAAAAAGTGGAATATGAAAAGGAAACAAAAGAAAGAAAAGGGGTATCCCTTTAGATTTTAAATCCCAACTAGCCCATTCAGGAATTATTTAGTGGTTGTTTAGTGGCTGGATTAGCTCAATCCAAGCCATATACTTGGAGAAatatcagcctctctctctccaggagtaCTGGTTGACTTCTGGTGGGGTATTTCTTCATATGTTTGGCTGCAGGCTGCTCACAGGTGCTGGTGCTGTGCCTGGCAAAAGTCTCCACAGTGCGGCACCCTCGCAAACGCCATAAATGTGCTGCCTGAAAACATATAATTCACAGGAAGGTAACAGTCACAGGGAGGAATGGTTTTATCAGCAACACAGCCCAATTACTAACAGGTAATAGTCTAGCTGCAAAGTAGGATAGGGTACAGCACTGAACCAATTCAGGCTATATAAAAGAGTCCATACGATGTAATGTCTGTCACGTTGTATTACAGGCCTAACATGTTGAATAACACTGGGAAAATCAATGAGTGAAACAAACCAACCGTTGTGTGCTGAGTAACGTTGCGTTCATCCAGCGTGCACAAGGCGGTGTGGCAACTCTGCACACCATTGATTCTTCTCTCTACAGTGGCACAGCCTAGGGCTCCTGCTGCTCACAAAGAGCTCTTGACCTGTAAAACAAAGCATTAGGCGAAATCATAACGTATACATTAAAGCCACGTTGAGGAACAATGCTGTGAAGCCTAAACGTACTTTAGTAACAAtagaaaatacattttacattacattaattAAAGTTCCATTCAGCTCATAGAAGAGGAACAATACCATGTATTTACAAGcattatacatctctctctgtctttgtccctatcactgtctgtctctctggcaaGAATAGTTCAATACAGTAAATGCAATGATTACACATTATACCTGATGCAATAATAGCTATACACGTAGCTATTTCAGAAGCACTTGCAGTTAGCCATCATAGCGAGCTAGTTATTTGCTTGCTAGAGGTTAATCTAATAAATTAGCCATTTGCCATAGATGGCGACAGTATTTGGGAGTCAAGCTAGGTTAGCTAGCACGTTGTCAACGCAGCAGAtaaaactaacgttagctagctaacaaagacGTGCCGGATGTTTAGGCAACTGCCTAGTTACTTACAAAAAGCTGATGATTGACGTCTTCAATGAAAAATCGATGAAAAACTGGTTGAAAGAAGCAACATATCCGTTTGTTGACAGCAGTGCTAAAAAGCGTTAGCTTGCTAGCGGCTTAGTATTATACCACGTGACGTACGTGACGTCAACGTGTATGTTGGGAAAAAAATACAGTGAGCATTTTCATTCAGGTTCTCAACACTAGAGGGAGTCACAGTCATTTTGAGAAAGAATACAACATCGTTTTAGGGATTATTCCATGTTAATTCAATGACAGACCTTGATGGTGATAGAGGATATTGCATGTTTGACCAATTCAGACGACAAAGACACTAATACAAAAAAAGTCTGCCTTGACAAGAAATCTAGTAGATGCATTAATTGCCATAGCGATAATGAAATAGGCCTacataggccatcattgtaaataagaatttgttcttaactgacttgcctagttgaataacgattgcatttttttatttttttttaaatgccataGAGGTCATCATTCTGTGTTACCCAATCttaacagtggaggctggtgggaggagcgaTAGCAGGACGtgttcattgtaatggctggaatggaacaaatgtggtttccgtatgtttgatgtgtttgataccgttccatttaattccattccagccattacaatgagctcaTCCTCCTATAGCTTCTCCCATCAGCCTCCACTGAATCTTAGGATTCCACATGTGTGAAATGCCATATTAGTCTTACTGCTTACAGTAGGCCTATGACGCTCTCACAGTCcacagccatctctctctctctctctctctctctctctctctctctctctctctctctctctctctctctctctctctcaggtagtGGGCTTGGATTAACATGTCTGTTCTTGTGTGGTTTCCTTGAGTCCTCATGAATagataaacacacccacacaccctttGTTTAGCAGGTAGAAAAACTACACCACTGTCAATAGTATACAGTCCTCACTCCACACACCGGGGGCTGGTAGTTTTCCATGTGACACAGGCAGGATTtctgagaaaggagagagagatactcgaGGATAGATTCCTGCGTGTTTGTTCCGCTGGAATATTTACATTTTTCTGATCCCAGTTCATATCCCAAGTAAGGTCATTTTCAGCCAACTTTAATGAATGCATGTCTTAACTATGTTGTCTTAGGGAATTGAGGAGAAATTAACTTAAAATTCAGAGACCCAGGGTTACGAAAGGCCTGACACAGTAGAGGCTCTGTACAAAAGAGACGTTCCTGTTTCCTACTGTATGTTTATTATCTCTACACATTAGGTGTTCTATACTCAAGGTGCTTAACATGTCTTTAATAATAAAGATGATAATACACTTTATTTGACATACATCTTTTAGGACGCTGAAAGACACCTTATATTATAAGTACATCAAATCAATCACCGTCTGTTTGTTCAGTGATGTGAATGTAGTGATGACGCACTTTTGCTTTCTACCAACATAGCAATACCTCTGTACACATTTAAATGACCATTTACTGGCAAGTACTGTTGTTGCAAAGACTTTAGTAATAATGAatcaataaataaaatacaatcaCGATCTGGAATACTGAATACTTGTCAAATACAGGCCTACGctctaacagtaaatatataaTCAATAGTCTGAGTGGATGTGGGAGACATAAATACAATGGTATCATTTTAAATGATGGCGTCATTACTGACATTATGGAAAAGTACGtgctccatttttttttttttcgtaaGGCCTACAGTTTGAAAATTGATTGCTGTGCTTCGAATCTCTAAAAGCATTTAGAGTGGATAAATCCTATCAGAAGGTAAATTAGTTTAATCTCCATGGACCAATTAAAGAGGACGTAACACAAAAACATATACACATACTGTAGGCCATTTAGGTCTTGTTAGATTCATGAAATGATGAGTCAAGAATTTAATTATCTAACTTCCCTTCATTGAAAGTGTGCTGGTTTTACAATAAATGGACTTCCTCTATTGTAAATAAACTAGGTGTGGTTTCTTCATGGACATTTTAGTGTTGAATTTAGTAATGTCAATGCCTACACTGCTTTGTGAAGACTCACAGAGTCGCAAGCGAGAACTAATGCCATCACACAGAAAATAATGTATTTAACTGCACTGAAAAGGATTGAAGATTGGCCATGTCAGTGTCTTTGTGGTCAGGTTTAAGTCTTTGTGTTTAATTAATTTATGACAGATTTGTTTTAACCCTGTGTGAGACCATTTTGCCTTGTGACTGACTTCTGTATTTTACAGGCCACAGGGATGAACTGGTCAGCACTAGAGAGCCTACTCAGCGGGGTCAACAAGTACTCCACTGTGTTTGGCCGTGTGTGGCTGTCCATGGTGTTTGTGTTCCGTGTCATGGTGTTCGTGGTTGCCGCCCAGCGTGTGTGGGGAGACGAGAGCAAGGACTTTGTGTGCAACACCAGGCAGCCCGGCTGCACCAATGTCTGTTATGACAGCATCTTCCCCATCTCACACATCCGCCTGTGGGCCCTCCAGCTCATCTTCGTCACCTGTCCATCTCTCATGGTCATGGCTCACGTCAAGTATCGTGAGGGGAAGGATTCAAAGTATGCTTCCCAGCACCAGGGCTCTCACCTGTACGCCAACCCAGGGAAGAAACGTGGAGGCCTGTGGTGGACCTACCTGGTCAGCCTGATCTTCAAGGCCGTGGTTGACGCAGCCTTCCTTTACATTCTCTACTACATCTACCATGGCTATGACATGCCACGTCTCTCCAAGTGTGCCCTGGAGCCTTGCCCAAACACAGTGGACTGCTACATATCCAGGCCCACGGAGAAGAAGATCTTCACCATCTTCATGGTGGTCTCCTCAGCCATCTGCATCTTCGTGTGCATCCTGGAGATGTTCTATCTGTTGGGCAAGCGGTTACAGAAGGTGCTTAAAGTACGGCAGGCCAACAAGAGACTTCTCTTCGCTGAGTGCCATGAGGTGACCAACATCGCTCCGCCGAGGTCATCGTATATCAGGGTAGATCCAACTATTGGGAGCCAGCAGAACATCAGCAGACAGAAGAAGGCAGAGGAGGCTGCTGCCACAAGTCTGTAATCCTGATCTGTTTGATTCAGGTGCAtatagcactgactttgctgagagctactttattgaggaaaaatgtgcttagatatgtggttgtcccacctagctatctaaagatgaatgcacttactgtaaatcgctctggattagagcgtctgctaaatgactaaaatataaaTCCATATTGCACTGACTTTGTGGGTGGCTACTTTATGGAGGAAAAATATAcctactatgactgagatatatggttgtcccacctagatatattaagatgaatgcactaactgtacaTTTTACTCTATACTggagcattttggatttgagatcaagtCTTTTATATGAAGCGACAGTACAGAATGTACCGCTTAGAAATGAACGCTCTTTATATATCTAGTTCCTCCGTTTGAAGACGTCATAACTATTTGGACAAATTGACTTATAGTGTCTaggcaatgactacatcaagcttgttggatgcatttgcagtttgttttggttgtgtgttATGTTTTTCCCAATAGAAACTTAATAATAAATGATAATTGTATTTCTAAGTGAGTAAATgagatgtttctgaacacttcttaATGAATCCTGATAAGGCAAGGATTAACAAAAATCATGAATGAATCATGAAAAATGACGGGTGATAAAGTTACAGAGGCTATACAAAAGATGCTAACAACTCACCATTCCCAAGatgaagtcaaatcaaatgttttttgtcacatgcttcataaaaacagatgtagactaactgtgaaattcttacttacaggcccttcccaacaatgcagaggaaaaaataataacacaaggaataaatatacaatgagtaacgataactatatacacggggtaccagtaccaagtcgatgtgcaggggtacagggtTATTGTTGGAGATATGTACATACTggataggtaggggtaaagtaactaggcaacaggatagataataaacagtagcagcagcatacagtgagggaaaaaagcttttgatcccctgctgattttgtacatttgcccactgacaaagaaatgatcagtctataattttaatggtaggtttatttgaacagtgagagacagaataacaacaacaaaaatccagaaaaacacgtcaaagatgttataaattgatttgcattttaatgagggaaataagtatttgatccctctgcaaaacatgacatagtacttggtggcaaaacccttgttggcaatcagagatcagacgtttcttgtagttggccaccaggtttgcacacatctcaggagggattttgtaccactcctctttgcagatcttctccaagtcattaaggtttcgaggttgacctcctttgttgccttggccgtgtgcttTGGGTCAATGTCATGCTGGAATatccatccacgacccattttcaatgccttggctgagggaaggaggttctcaccccagatttgacagtacatggccccgtccattgtCCCTTTGATGCAGTAAAGTTGTCCTGCCCCCTTAGCagaaagcataatgtttccacctccatgtttgacggtggggatggtgttcttggggtcataggcagcattcctcctcctccaaacacggcgagttgagttgatgccaaagagctccattgtggtctcatctgaccacaacactttcacccagttgtcctctgaatcattcagatgttcattggcaaacttcagatgggcatgtatatgtgctttcttgagcagggggaccttgcgggtgctgcaggatttcagtccttcacgacgtagtgtgttaccaattgttttcttggtgactatggtcccagctgccttgagatcattgacaagatccttccgtgtagttctgggctaattcctcaccgttctcatgatcattgcaactccacgaggtgagatcttgcatggagacCCAGGccaagggagattgacagttcttttgtgtttcttccatttgcaaataatcgcaccaactgttgtcaccttcccaccaagctgcttggcgatggtcttgtagcccattccagccttgtgtaggtctacaatcttgtccctgacatccttggagagctctttggtcttggccatggtggagagtttggaatctgattgattgatttcttctgtggacaggtgtcttttatacaggtaacaagctgagattaggagcactccctttaagagtgtgctctgaatctcagctcgttacctgtataaaagacacctgggagccagaaatctatctgattgagagggggtcaaatacatatttccctcattaaaatgctaatcaatgtataacatttttgacatacatttttctggattttgttgttgttattctgtctctcactgttcaaataaacccaccattaaaattataaacggatcatttctttgtcagtgggcaaacgtacaaaatcaacaagggatcaaatactttttttccctcactgtatgtgatgagtcaaaagagttagtgcaaagAGGGTCAATgcagtccgggtagctatttggtagtcttatggcttaggggtagaagctgttcagggtcctattggttccagacttggtgcatcggtaccgcttgccatgaggtagcagagagaacagtctatgacttgggtggctggagtctttgacgatttatagggccttcctctgacaccgtccggtatagaggtcctggatggcaaagAGCTTGGCTCCCAGTTTTGTACTGGGCCatccacactaccctctgtaatgaCTTGCGGTCAGATGACAAGCAGGATACTTCACAATCCGTTCATGATTATAAATAACCATGGTATCATCCATATTAATGTAAAAGTGACACCAAAATGGCACAAGACATTATACACCATTCCGTTCCTATTGGGCTAAACACaatccaaaacaaactgcaaatgcacaGGTCGGATTAATGCAGGGGCTTACTGGTGCTGTAGCCCCTTGGCCCAGGCACTAGGCAGCAATTAAAAaacacatatataaatatatatactaccagtcaaaagtttggacacacccacaccagtccagggtttttctttatttgtaatattttatacattgtagaaaaatagtgaagacgtcaaaactatgaaataacagaaatggaatcatgtagtaaccaaaaaagtgtcaaacaaataaaaatccattttatatttgagattcttcaaagtagccaccctttgctttgatgacagctttgcacaccctatttgaccaagaaggagagtgatgcatcagatgacctggcctctacaatcacccgacctcaacccaattgaaatggtttgggatgagtcggaccgcagagtgaaggaaaagcagccaacaagtgctcagaatatgttggaactccttcaagactgttggaaaaacatccaggtgacgctggttgagagaatgcaaagagtgtgcaaagctgtcatcaaggcaaaggatggctatttgaagaatctctaatatattttgatttgtttaagactcttttggttactacatgattctaaatgtgctatttcatagttttgatgccttcacaattattctacaatgtagaacatagtaaaaataaagaaaaccccttgaatgagtaggtgtttgaAAATTTATTTATTGTTTCACTTCAACCGCTAACCACAGGAAGATTCAGGAGCCCGCTCTCAATGAGTGTAGACAGCCTGCTACTGCCTGCTGCCGCTTTGCTAATTGTCAGATGAGGAAAGGAGGTAGGGGGCCCACATGGGTAACTTGGGAGGCCTACCTTGATTGGGTAACTGCTAAATCATTTGTTTTAAATAAACTGCATAATAAATAAAGGTGACTGGTCAATTGTGTGAGTCAGGGGCTGGGCCCATGCCTGTAGGGGGCTCCCTCCTGAatctagcttggaaagacagtatcgtgcagtatcaaagagccctcactgctgctcgatcatcctatttgtCCAACTTAATttaggaaaataagaacaatccaaaatatatttttgatactgtcgcaaagctaactacaAAGCAGCATACCCCGAGAGAGGATgcctttcacttcagcagtgatacattcatgaacttcttttacgaaaagcaaattacggactcctctttaaatctgcgtattcctccaaagctaagttgtcctgagtctgcacaactctgccaggacctaggatcaagggagacactcatgttttataatactatatctcttgacacattgatgaaaataatcatggcctctaaaccatCAAGCTGCAtaatggaccctattccaactaaactactgaaagagctgcttcctgtgcttggccctcctatgttgaacataatgaACGGCTCTCTGTCTACAGGATGTGtacaaactcactaaaagtggcagtaataaagcctctcttgaaaaagcaaaACCTTGACcaagaaaatatttttaaaactatCGGGCTGTATTGAATCTCCCATTCCTATCGAAAAATGTTGAAAAAGCtgttgtcctctgacaaatcaactgtcaatttcggtgttcctcaaggctccgttttaggaccactattgttttcactatatattctacctcttggtgatgtcattcggaactataatgttaactttcactgctatgtggacgacacacagctgtacattttgatgaaacatggtgaagccccaaaattgccctccctggaagcctgtgtttcagacagaaggaagtggatggcggcaaatgttctagttttaaactcggacaaaacagagatgcttgttcaaggtcccaagaaacaaagaactcttctgttgaatctgacaattaatcttgatggttgtacagtcgtctcaaataaaattaTGAAGGACCTCGGCGTCCTTCACCctaatctctcttttgacgagtatatcaagactgtttcaaggacagtttttttccatctacgtaacattgcaaaaatcagaaactttctgtccaaaaatgatgcagaaaaacgaatccatgcttttgtcacttttaGGTTAGACTacagcaatgctctactttccggctacccggataaagcactaaattaaCTTCCGTTAGTGCTTAACActgctgctagaatcttgactagaaccaaaaatgtgatcatattactccagtgctagcctctctacactggcttcctgttaaggcaagggctgatttcaaggttttactgctaacctacaaagcactACATGGGCTTGCTACTACCTaactttccgatttggtcctgccgtacgtACCTACActtacgctacggtcacaaggtgcaggcctccttactgtccctagaatttccaagcaaacagctggaggcagggctttctcctttagagctccatttttatggaatggtctgcctatccatgtgagagacgcagactcggtctcgaccttaagtctttattgaagactcatctcttcagtaggtcctatgattgagtgtagtctggcccaggagtgtgaaggtgaatggaaaggcactggagcaacgacccgcccttgctgtctcggttcccctctctccactgggattctctgcctcaacccctattacaggggctgggtcactggcttactggtgctcttccatgccatccctaagaggggtgtgtcacttgagtgggttgagtcacagtgtctcccaacccctcctgtctcagcctctagtatttatgctgcaatagtttatgtgtcggagggctagggtcagtctgttatatctggagtatttctcctgtcttatccagtgtcctgtgtgaatttaagtatgatctctttaattctctctctctttttctctcttctttctttctttctttctttctttctttctttctttctttctttctttctttctttctttctttctctctctctctctctctctctctcggaggacctgatccctaggaccatgtctcaggactgcctggcctgatgactccttgctgtccccagtccaccttgtcgtgctgctgctccaattgcaactgttctgcctgcggctatggaaccctgacctgttcaccggacatggtacatgtcccagacatgctgttttcaactctctagagcaggagcggtagagatactctgaatgatcggctatgaaaagtccACTGAcatttactgacctgttgcaccctctacaaccactgtgattattattatttgaccctgctggtcatctatgagcATTTGAACatgttggccatgttctgt
Above is a genomic segment from Oncorhynchus gorbuscha isolate QuinsamMale2020 ecotype Even-year linkage group LG10, OgorEven_v1.0, whole genome shotgun sequence containing:
- the gjb9a gene encoding gap junction protein beta 9a, translated to MNWSALESLLSGVNKYSTVFGRVWLSMVFVFRVMVFVVAAQRVWGDESKDFVCNTRQPGCTNVCYDSIFPISHIRLWALQLIFVTCPSLMVMAHVKYREGKDSKYASQHQGSHLYANPGKKRGGLWWTYLVSLIFKAVVDAAFLYILYYIYHGYDMPRLSKCALEPCPNTVDCYISRPTEKKIFTIFMVVSSAICIFVCILEMFYLLGKRLQKVLKVRQANKRLLFAECHEVTNIAPPRSSYIRVDPTIGSQQNISRQKKAEEAAATSL
- the ptp4a2a gene encoding protein tyrosine phosphatase type IVA 2a, whose amino-acid sequence is MNRPAPVEISHDCMKFLITHNPTNSQLVKFIEDLKAFGVQTLVRVCDATYDKTPVEQEGITVVDWPFDDGSSPPEQVVDDWLNLLKCKFREEPGCCIAVHCVAGLGRAPVLVALALIECGMEYEDAVHFIRQKRRGAFNSKQLMYLENYKPKMRLRFKDANGQNCCIQ